A window of Drosophila santomea strain STO CAGO 1482 chromosome X, Prin_Dsan_1.1, whole genome shotgun sequence genomic DNA:
CTGTGGCAACGTCAACAAGCGGCGGGAAATATTCACATGCATCCTCGGATTTGCCTAAGCGCCgtctatatgtatgtatgttcatatgtatgtatgtatgcatgtcCATAAAGtcacacacccgcacacatCCCAGATCTCGAAAGACCTgcgtatacgagtatatgcataaatatatcCGTGTGCCAGGGTGTATGCAATGCGCTCCAAAAACTATCAAGAACAGCGATGGCAAGACAATAACAAGAGCtgcagcccaaaaaaaaaatgcaagaaTAATATGTGCAAATGCCAATGGGCTGATGCAAAGGTGCTGCTGCAGGACGAGGCAATACCCTAGAATAGATAATTCCATGTTATTAAATACTTTGATATTGatacaaaattataataaagaaTAACCATTGAGTTGTCATTTTGAGCTGTTCTATGCCAAATTATATTCGTAAAACCTCAGTTGGGTAAATGAAAGCCCTGTGTCGCCGGTCTGCCAGCACTGCCATCACTGCCACTAAGCTATCCGCTTTCTCTTTTTCCCCTTTCCCGCCCACCCTCTTCACATTCCCCGCTCTGGCGACTTTCTCCCAACCCTTTATGCgatgctggtgctgctgctgctgctttcctCCAAGCGACGGAGCACACGGGGCGCATGAGTAATCTAGGCAGCTTGTGCTTTGCATTTCCGTTCCGTACCGTCTACGTCTCCGTCGCCGCTCCCCTCGCGCTCTTTAGTCAATCCCTTATGCATCCTTTCTATATACTTTTATTCCAGCAACCTGTGCTGatgttgtatgtgtgtgtgtgctggtgtatttttggtatttatttttggcattattattgcatattttgtgTCGCTCGCTCCTCcctttttttcccccattttttttCTCGCGCTTTACGTTAATGCGAAATTTATGCTTCATGCGCTTTTAGTTTTGCCCCGCCCCCCTCGCCACCTCGGCAGTTGCCATACCTTTTCTTGGATTTTTGGTATGCGAAAATATTTTCGCCGGCAGCCTGGATAAAAATGGGAGCAACCGCCCCCACCGTCCATTGGCaggtgtttttgtgtgtgggaGCGGCTGCCTTTGCCCACATATTGATATTGACCAAAAAATATCATCAGGCGCACGAGCGCACACAGTGCAAAAAGTAAGGAAATAAAAGAAGTGAAAAGAAACTTGTTTATCCTGGAAGCAGCAAAGCTAGAGAAATAGATaaacaaatacataaataaaaagtgcagACAACAAGGGAATACCGAAATGATAAAGAAATACTGCAGGAGGAATGTAGCCAAGAAAGCTAATGACGAAGTGGCGTATAAGTAATGCGGCAAGATGGGGCGTACATATGAGTAATGTGCTGCGACAGGTTATGTGTGTGGTTTTTGTTCCGAGGAAATAGGTTCTCAAATTGGTTACTAGTTGCAGGTACATATAAAgtaaaagagagagagaaaggaGAGAGAAATTTAAACAGCCTTGAGTCGCTTTCCTTTGATCAAAGAGAATTTCGATTACGAATGGCACAAGGAGCTGGGCTATTGATGCTTCAATAGTTTTGCACCACCCCCACCATTCAATTCAGCGTGCCCTTCATTATATTCCTTCCGCTTTCAAAAACTTCGATTGCATTTCCGTTACCATATCCGATTtacgaatatatgtatatacatatatggttaTACGCACAGCCCGCATTTTCCAAGCACTTTGGCCCCGCTCTTTGGCATCGGATCACCCCATTTGGCTCCCGCCTTAATGGCCTCCACTTGTCGTATTTTATGCcgatttcattttcattttcatttgactCGCCACGCGCCAGGGCCAACCAAGTACCAAGTGCATGCTGTGTGTGCCTCCTCGTCGGTGAACTTTTCCACATTCCGCATTTGGAGCACACGGAACCACAGACCCACAGACCCACAGACCCACAAAAACACTCATGAGCAGCACCACCGGCACCACTGGCAATCGAAAAGCCCCCGTGCTCGCACCACTCGCCGCCCACtttcaaataatcataaaagAACGACGCTGAAAATTTATTAAGAAACTTGggcactaaaaatagtttcTAACAACACAGCGGTGGGGGGGTTGGTTGGGTTTTTTCAAAAAGGGGGTGGAAAATATTACGCCCGACGTTCCAATTTGCTGACGAATGCCCTTTGCCATGGGAAGGTCAgaaaaatatgccaaaaataacaGTAATCAGAATTTCAAAATCAATCAACAGTTTTTGCATTGCGCTAATTGCACATCGAATGGACGGATGACTCAAAGTGTAACATTTTGACTGCCGgagatttttaattaaaatctccCAAAAAGAGGCAATATAGCCACAATTCTGGTATAGCAAATCTGGCATAAAGTTTACAAAGTATCGCAAAGGAAGTGTTTTGATCTCTGTTATAATTAAAATCTCATGAGGCATTTAACATATTGgtaaattcaaaataaaagatataatttttttaatcgaaatatgtttattaaaatatttattgctaAATATGCCGTAGAGTATCCAAAacctaattaaaaatttcaagGACAAAGTTCAAAGTcttaatgaaatgaaatatgtaaACGGGGGAATTGATAATTGAATGAGCATCATGGGTCTCAACTCACAATGCAGAATTCAATTTctaaagtgaaataaaatcGATAATTTGTGGCAAGTTGCTTTCAACGTTTTCATGCGTTTTTATGTGTCACTCAGAATTTTGCAAGGAAAAATGGCAGATTTTTCCACAAccaacatattttttgtttggtttttggtaaaatgtttttgggcACTGCCGGTGGCTAGGCACGTTCATTAACCCCCTAAAAGTGCTCGTTCTTTCTAACTAACTCGGGTCCCTTGCCTTTTACTTTTCTTAGCCATTGTCCTGCTGGTTTGGGCCTCTTCCTTTTCCTATTTCCTATTTGGGTTCGGCTCCAGCGGCCTGTAAAATCCCTTTAACGACATAAACGGGTTAAGCATTTCGGTGACGTAAATATGAACAGTAATAACAACATCGCATGTGTCCTGAGTCCTGGCCAGAGTGTCCTGCCTGTCGGACATTGTCTGGTTTATCCTGCCTGCCCGTAAGCCTTCGTCTCCTTCTTCTGCCAGCCGTCGTTGAGCTTTAAAGCCTGAATTTCAGTTATGAGCAGAACGTGAGTCTCTCGCATACATATGCGACTgcatgcacatacacacacacacacacatgctggCACATCCTGTCACACCTACACACAATACACACAGAACCCACACACACTTCTTGGCCAACTCACTCTGCATTTGTGTGCATTgggcatttttcaaaatggcaaacaaagcgCGCGTGACAGGAAAAAACGGCCAGCAAATCGTTCACTCAGCCTCAGAAACACCCAAAATCCATTTCCCTCACTCACTCATACCCACACGCTTTCCTTTTGTTTCAGAGTGtccgtgtctgtgtgtgtgtgtttgtgtggctgtgtgtgtgtatgtgcgcGAGTGTGTTTGTGAGTGTATGTGTGGCAGACAGTTTGCCAGGcatttgcttaatttaattttgccTGCCTCAACGGCTGCTGCTTCAGctcttctctctctctcctctACTTTCTCTGGGCTctctttcacttttcacttcaTTTTGTTTCGAACTTCCCCGGACTTTAAGCTCACCCAAACGGCACGGGAAGGCCTTGGAAATTTCTTTCGGTGTACGCACCAGTGGCTGTCTTGACTTGCAGTttgttttcttaaaatttCGCAATTAATCAACTTAACGTGTCCAATCCGGGAATCCATCTGAGCTCTTTAAGCTCGCCAAAAGCCTTCGAACTGCAGGCACTGCGCAAATATACTCAACTAAAATCAACAGCAAACTACAATTGGGTTCAAGAGTTTGGGATATTATCATATAACTCTTGTTTGTACTTTTATCAAAAGTATCATAAAAATGACtatttaattgattgattgaaataaaaatcaagctgagctttttattttttgacaCCAAAGTGaatgaaaaactgaaaacgaaacaagaactgaattgaattgttttcaagtgaaaagcgaaacaagtttgatatttttgattGAAGAAAGGGACTTTCCACTTGCTGCGCTTTCAGAAGAGCGGAGATGTATGCAGCtacatgtgtgtgagtgccaTCGCTCATCTGATATAATCGAAGGGGCGAAGGAGAAGGGAGGAGGGGCGGAAATGCCCCTTAAACACCGAACCCACTGACACCACCCACAAGTGTCACCCACTCCTTGCGAAAGTTGAAGGCCACAGGACAGAGAAGGTGACAATTGTTCATTTGTTTGGTCCTTTGTTTATCGCCAAACAGTTGACAGCTCTGCTGCTTTGTGGACCaaaagcaaatggaaatgggaaattaaGAGAGGGAATGGAACAACTGGGGAAATACAAGAACGTGCACATGACGGCTGCTTTCTTTTCGCAATTTCAATTGCTGACAGGCTACTTACACACAGGTACTCTACGTTGTAAAAAGATAACCGATTTTTTAAACTCCTATTAAGTGGGTTACAAATCAAATATAGAAACCgaactgcaaatatttaaaatatctcCATATGTTTTCCTAtaaacatttgtttatttgaagAGTAAAGCCCGGAGTTTTTCATTGGAGAATGTCATCCCAacataactttaactttcgTGTTGTTCTGCTATCTGCATTTCTTGTATCTCCAGTGGAATTCACAGGACCATGAAAGATaccaattaaattgaaataaaaccCATATCAACACTTCCGTGCATTTAGATTTCCAATTCCGTTGGCTGGCTTTTTGAGCAGAGCAGAGAGCTGGTGCTACAATTTTTGTCATTTGTGACTGGCGATTGAGTTCCGCTCCCCAGGATGCCAGGGCACTTTGGCACTGTGGTCAACACAATCAGGATGCAGTCATCGCCAGTTGGCACTCCATTCCTCACCCTCTCACTCTCACTCTCTCCCTTTCTCtacctctctctctctctgtctggATTTCTCTGAATTTcccgaacacacacacacacacacatacacacagctgctccagctgaCATAACTCCAAATGCACTTGCTGACAGTCATTGAAAACACAAACTGTAGATTATGCCACTGCTAGGATCCTCCAGTTCGGACTGCCTCCTCCTTGTTTCTCTCCAGGCATCCTGGCAACCTGGCAACCTGGCATCCCAGCACTTGTTATAAATCACAAAACaagtaagaaaaaaaatatcgaaaattTTCTAGCGAAAGGCTACTCAAGAGCAAGAGCTAGAGCATTGGAAAAACTCAAAgaccaaaaatatatagtacGTAGCCGGGCCGGGCAGGTGGGTTTCATGTCTCTCCTTTTTGGCTTAAATGTGCAGCATTGCAGAAAATATTTCGGCCAAAATGCTGAGGCTGAGCTGCGGCCCATCCTGCATTTTGGCCCATTCACCTTTTTGCCGGTCACTTTGGCAGTTGGTAATGCGGTCAGTATGTGCTTGctagtatgtgtgtgtgtgtgcctcgCTTTTTGGCCCGCTCTCTTATTCTGTTTATAAACGTAACAATGACCGCATTCCTGTTTTTTCTACTGAGCCGCCCTCGAGCCATAGGacctccgccgccgcccacttttccactttctcATTTCACATTTCACCGAAAAGTGCAGCAACAAAGTTAAAGTTTTCCACcactatctctctctctctctctctctgttccctctctctctgtctctttTTCTATTGACAACTGTGCGGCTTTGgtgccaaaaagaaaaggagaaaaaggGTATCCTTACACAGATACACGCCCCCACCTTCACCTTGCAACAcccacaaccacacacacacacacacagtcacaaatgagcagcaggaggaaGACGCCGCGAGCTCTTTACGCGGCCACAGTGACTGCGAAAAAAACATTCCGCTGCGCCAAGCAAACAGCCACTGGCAATTGGCTGAAGCACCGAGCTGAGCTCAGTTAAGAGGCGTTCTGAAatggtttggtttgggtttggggtttgggcATGGGCTCGAGGTCGCCTCGCCgcattaaaacaaataaaatcaaataaacgtTTATTGCACTGAAATGTTTACgaggccacaaaaacaacaacaacaacagcagcgggaGGAGCAACAAAAATGACAGCCAAAGTAGCGAAAATCTGGCAATTTAATCAGCCCGCCCAGCAGCGAAATGATGGACAAATGGCCACAGCGACTTTGTTTGGTTAACACTGGCCATGGATTTCTGGCCAGGAGTGGCGCCAAAAGTGGCCCACTGCCATGAACTCCAGCCACATGGAAGTTTTTCCCTTTACCCATTCTTATTTCATTTGACTTAcctgcattttatttgtattttttccgGTCGTACATTACTGGCTTCGCTTTATTTTAGTCTCGGCCACAAATGGATTCTTACAACTTCTAAAAGCGTTGCAGCAGGTTAATTTCTTGGAAATACGAGAAAGTAGTGtgaccaaagacattagaataataTCTTTGGTGTGACCAAATCAGAAAGCCCACTGATATTCACAACAGTTCATATGAACCGAACCTATATCGATAGTTAATgtgcattttttaaattattattataaatgaatgaataaattaatatattatgCAATTTTCTACCGAAGTTATAAATgcatattaatatatattgaaagAACTAATACCTATTAAACCAGCCTAACATAATAAGAATATGTGAGTCTAGGGCTGCCATCTGCAAAGATATCAAAAAATCCTAGCAACCCTTTTTGCTTCTGTCAAAAATTCCGAAAGGAAGGCGATGACTTTGCATTCTGAAGGCCCCACTTTTCTGATTTGGCGTGACGAGCACAGTCGATTCACACATCTCTGAGCTGATATTACCAAACTACTTGCTTAGTACAGCATTTTTCCAGgtgaaaattaaaacgaaattattTTCTACGCACTTTACACCTTCAAGTTGAAAGAGTTTCGAAGCGAAGCAATGGATGCGAACAAGCTAAAGAAAATGGAGCAGGCGGTGCGCATCGGTGGCAGGGGAACGGTGCGCCGCAAGCACAAGAACATCCCATCCTCGGCTGCGGTCGAAGAGAAGCGTCTGCAGGCCACATTGGCCAAGTTACCATTGAGCCAGGTCAACGGTATCCAGGAGGTGACCATCGAGTTTACCGATTCCAGTGAGATGGTGGTAAGCATGCCCAAAGTTCAGGGCAGCACATCCAGTAATCTGTTAGTGATTACCGGCGATTTCGTGCGCAAGTCGTCATCAGCTGGAGGGCCATCGAAAGTGCCCAAGGCATTCAAGCCGGTAGCTGGTTCCGTCTATAAATCAGAATCGCAGGAGGCCATCAAGGTGGTGGCCAAGAAGCCCAAGAAGCCACGCAATCGTATTCGTTCTCGCAACAAGAAGGCCCAAATGTTGCTCGCCGAAAAGAAAGAGGAAGCATCGGAGCTGAAGAACGACCCCATGGCTGGCGGGGATTCGGAGCCGAAGCAAAGCGCTGCTGCTGAATCAATTCAGAGCTCTTCCGAAGATGGTGACGATCCGAATGATGGCAAGGAGTCATCGGATGGTTCTGATGTGGCTGAGACCATCGTCGGCGACGCAGATTCACTGGGCAGTTTCGACGATGATTCCGACTGCAAGTACGATGACGGCAACGAGTGGAACAATCTATCCTTCTACTCCGATGACTATGATTCCCAGGCGGAGCAGCCCGATCCGGAGACTACTAACGCTCAGGTGTCCGAGGACGAGGATTAGGCATCTTTGTTTGTTGCTACATTTGTACCAATATGCTGaataaaatgcataataaataagtgCGCATATGCACcgccataaatattttactctacatttatttggcatttaatttttgtaccAAAAATAGGCATTCAATGTTTACCTTACAAGAACGTGGTTTTTTACGTAAGCATACGTAATGACTTACACTGCGTTACGTTTTTGCCAGTCATTACTTTTTGTTCTCTTTCACATAGTATTCGTTAGAGTTGTCATGTTTATTTGGAGAAATGGCCAACGAATGATTAATCGGCTAAAATCCTGTTGCTGTGTTATAAGCCACAAAACAAGgtacataaataaacaaaaatccttctgaaattaataaatcataTCAATCGGCCATTTACAACTAAACATTcgtatttgttatttttattgagAAATCGATTAATAATCGATTGTAGTGTTGATAAAGCTATTTAGAGTTTTCAGACTTTAACGGCTCTTTAATgcttgaaatttaaataacgttttattatttcttgaACGCATTAAACAAGAAATCCACCCGAAATTCATTTAGCAAACGTTTAAGAGGAAATGCCACGCCTCTACTTTCGTATCATGATGGTGGAAGGGGGAGGGCGGCGAAAACTAATCTGCGCCTCGAAAAATGTACGAAATTAATCTGCACATAAATTAagcattaaaatttaatatatttgtttatggAGCCTCAAAGTGCGATGGGGGGTTGGCGGGTGGGCAGGGGAGGGGGCGGCGCACACAAGGGGGCGTGCCGGATGTGCTGAATATGTGGAAGATGgcatgtgtgtatatgtataggtgtgtggtgtgtggtgtatGGTGAatggtgtatggtgtatggtgtgtgtgttcttagtggtaataaataaatagcaaaaAGGTAATAAAACAGAtagcaaaaaggaaaaaacggGAAAACATCCCGGGGGGATGTGGAATCTGCCAACTGGTTGCCCATTATCGTATTAGCACATGCCACCAGTGATTATTATGAGGTGTCCTCCCTCTGCTCCAGGTCCTGCCTGTTAGAgctccttttccttttcctgccCCCCCTGCCCC
This region includes:
- the LOC120457310 gene encoding transcription factor BTF3 homolog 4-like, whose protein sequence is MDANKLKKMEQAVRIGGRGTVRRKHKNIPSSAAVEEKRLQATLAKLPLSQVNGIQEVTIEFTDSSEMVVSMPKVQGSTSSNLLVITGDFVRKSSSAGGPSKVPKAFKPVAGSVYKSESQEAIKVVAKKPKKPRNRIRSRNKKAQMLLAEKKEEASELKNDPMAGGDSEPKQSAAAESIQSSSEDGDDPNDGKESSDGSDVAETIVGDADSLGSFDDDSDCKYDDGNEWNNLSFYSDDYDSQAEQPDPETTNAQVSEDED